The window AGTAAAGTTGGCAATAATCCATTCAGATCACCAGTACAAACTGCAGCGCTACTTGACCGACAGCTTATGTTGTCTGTTCTGAACTGGATGACTGCTTTCCTCCTGTATAAACACAACACATACTTCGACTAACTTCAACAATCTGAGAAAGTGAGTCAACCTGTTTCATGCTAGCATATCTGAATCAATTTGCTCAAGATTTGGAAATATTTCCTTCAATGTGGATGAATAGTTGGGAGTTTTTGCCTGCAAAAAAATAAGGCACAAACAATAAGATTCACTTTTAACATGAGCTCTGAAGATTGATAATTTTAGGGTATAGTCATAAGATTGGTGCATAGTAGGCCAGTTGCACAATATACTCTACAGTACTGGATGTGCATTAATTAACATCACTAGAGAAATCATTTCCAAAATCAACATTCCATTCTCAATAGTGTCATGAAGTATTAGTACACAAAGTTCCCACCATCGGTGACATCTTAGTTGTATCCTATGTACTTTGATAAATACAATATTACTTGTGAAACTTCCAGATTGCACCACAGTTGATAAAGAACTGGCAAAATAAGTACTGTAGGATATATGATCCGTGAGAAATCAATGATGTCCATTCAGAACCAGTGGAGGTGCTTCAAACTTTTGAAGATACTGATATGTTCAAAGAAAACCCGATGTCCATTTCGGTCATAATGGTATGGTAAATCAAACGTGGCACAGGAAAACACCCAGAGACAGTGTTTAAGAGTAATAATAGAACAATAATGGAGACCAGAAAATATACAGTACATCATAAATGGTTTAAGCACTTGGGATGTCACACTTAACATTCATCCAGAATTCCATACACAATCAATGTTGACTTCAACAATATGCACCAACTTTGGCAACATAAAACGTGAGATGGGGTTTACTACTATGATGGTGCCATTATGATGCTTAAGATGGATGGTAACAATAACTCTTAAATCAGGTTTAACAGCAATGAATGAGACTGATAGTAACTAGACATAAATAAACAAAGGATATAAGTACGTACACAAGGATTTCTCTCAAGATATATGGTGGTCAGTTTCTCTCGTGAACCAGACAAAGCAGATTCTATCCCAGACAGTGATGGTATTTGGTTGTCATTCAACCACAAGTCCTCTAACCTGCAAAACACAAAATGTCAAATTACTAAAAGAGTCGGAACAAACAACCTATCAAGCTATTTATGTAGCTTAGGATATTTGGATCAATTTCCCCACTTATTTTTGTGCACCAAGGATGATAAACAATCAGTCATGTAGTATCATGCTACCTGGTTAATGGCTCAATATCTTCGATAGCGGTTAGTTTGTTAGATGAAACATCTAAAACACGAAGGTTCTGTAACATAGAAAGGCCTTCCATCTTTTGGATTCCATTATGGCTGAGATACAGTTCCTCTAACGCAACACATTCCTGAATTCGAAAGCAAAAGACAAATTAGCGAGTAAGAGTAGCAATTACTTCAGCAAAAAGTTAGGGAGCTGGTGAAGGTACGACACGGTACTTGTAAGCCATTCATTGAAGTTAGCCTGTTGCTTTGCAGACTTATTCTTTTGATTGATTTCAACCCACATAAGTTGATAGTCCAGATCCGGTTTCTTCCGAGCCATAACTCCTGTAGATTTGTCAAAGTTTCCAGATTTTCCATCACCTGAAATAGAGTAGAACATGTGAGAACATAGGGCCAGGATCCATCCAAGTTCTTTATTATAACATGCACCATCATGTGTAAAGAAGCACCTAAATGCTTACCCTTAATCTGTTGCTACCAAgttcaagcaattctaatgcatggaaATGTTCAAGTTCTTCCATCTTTGGAACCTCATTCTTTGAAAAGTAGAGTTCTTTCACTGTGCTGGAAACCTTGGATAACCCATTTAAGGACGACAACTCATTGAAAGAAACATCAAACACCAGAAGACCCTTGAATTTGCTGGCATCGGGGATCTTTGTAAGCTTGTTATCTCTAAGGACTATCTCCTGAAATCGGAAATGGTTTAAAATAGCACTGTAAAATCACTTGACCATTTCTGGTTACAGGACAAGGAAAAACATTGCATAGTAAATTACTTTGTCAGAAGGCATGGATAAATTACCATGAGAAAATTGCAGGAATAACACAGCAAAGTTTAAGAGTAAAACTTAAATCGCCCTTCCAAGCCTGTGtgcaaagtactccctctgtaaactaatataagagcatttagatcactaaagtagtgatctaaacactcttatattagtttacggagggagtattcaacAAAGCATGTAAGGTTGCCTTCATGTAAATATCATGAAATGGCATGCATCAAATTTGTTTACATGGGGCTTCATGTCATATAAGCTTGTAAAGTGATAAATAAGTGATGTGCATAACCATTTCTGCAGAAACACTCTCAGTTTTGCTCACGAATGTTGTTTGTTTAGATAAAAAAAAAATCAGTTAACATCTTA is drawn from Triticum dicoccoides isolate Atlit2015 ecotype Zavitan chromosome 6B, WEW_v2.0, whole genome shotgun sequence and contains these coding sequences:
- the LOC119326188 gene encoding protein phosphatase 1 regulatory inhibitor subunit PPP1R7 homolog, coding for MASGEGTGDSKAAGAGMEVQEAELCLDLTSCQLHDLSEVEIPPTLEELDLTANRLTAVDPRIGHLPRLRKLSFRQNLLDDDAVAPLFTWDAIAGLQEIVLRDNKLTKIPDASKFKGLLVFDVSFNELSSLNGLSKVSSTVKELYFSKNEVPKMEELEHFHALELLELGSNRLRVMENLETLTNLQELWLGRNRIWTINLCGLKSIKRISLQSNRLTSMNGLQECVALEELYLSHNGIQKMEGLSMLQNLRVLDVSSNKLTAIEDIEPLTRLEDLWLNDNQIPSLSGIESALSGSREKLTTIYLERNPCAKTPNYSSTLKEIFPNLEQIDSDMLA